The Flavobacterium sp. IMCC34852 genome contains the following window.
CGGCAGCATCAACGTCTAACAAATTGTTGTATGACAATTCTTTACCGTGCAATTTGGTAAACATTTTGTCGAATTCGCCAAAAAAGAATCCTTTTTGATGCGGGTTTTCTCCGTAACGCAACACTTGTCCGTTGTCAATACTTACTTTGAAAATAGTTTCATCAGTATTAAAATAATTAAAAATAGCACTGTCGTAATTGGAAGAAACATGAAAAGCTTTGGCGGCCATTATTTTTCTTTGTTCCAAGGTAGTGGCGCCGTTTTGGGTCGAAATCAAATCCAACAAAAGCTTATATTCATTAACCGAAGCCACGATTACGGTATCCTTAAAATTTTTAGCCGCAGCGCGAATCAATGAGATACCGCCGATGTCAATTTTTTCTATAATATCCGCTTCGCTTGCACCTGAAGCTACTGTTTTTTCGAATGGGTATAAATCAACAATCACCAAATCAATTTGAGGAATGTCGAATTCCTTCATCTGTGCCACATCCGAAGAATTGTCCTGACGATTTAAGATGCCGCCAAAAATCTTTGGGTGTAATGTTTTTACTCTTCCGCCAAGAATTTCAGGGAAAGAAGTAATTTCTTCTACGGGAACTACCGGAATTCCTAAGTTTTTAATGAATTCTTCGGTTCCGCCCGTTGAATAAAGCGTTACATTTTGTTCGTGTAGTTGACGAACAATAGGTTCTAAACCGTCTTTAGAAAAGACCGAAATTAAGGCTGATTGGATTGTTTTTGGTGTGCTCATGTTCTGTGTGTTGTGTATGTCTAAGGACAGATAGTTTTAAGGGGACAAAAGTAGCTTTTTTAATGCCAAAATTCAAGTGGGAATTGTAACAATATTTTGTTTTTTGACACAAATAAGGCAACATACAAAAGAATCGGCATTTTCATTATTTTTATGGAAATTTGCCTTAAACAAAATCAGCCATAAATGTTACTCTACTTAAGACTGCTAAAAGAAAGTTTTGCCTTTGCCATGAATGCTTTGCGCAACAATAAATTGCGTACAATGCTCTCGCTATTAGGTGTAACTATTGGTATTTTTTCTATCATAGCGGTTTTGGCAGCGGTCGATTCTTTAGATCGAAAAATAAAAAACGACCTGAGTTCGCTGGATAAGAATACAATTTATTTGACCAGCCAGTCTTTTGGCCCAACAGACATCCCGAGATGGAAAAGAGAGCAATTTCCGAATGTGACTTTTGACGAGTACCAATATATGAAGACCGCTTTGAAACATGTCGAAAATTCTTGTTTTCAGTATTTCACGGTCAATCAAAATATTACTTATGAATCCATTACCTCTGAAGCGGTAAATATGGTCGCGGTAACTGCAGAGTTTGTCGATGTACAACGGATGGAGTTTTCTCAAGGTCGATTTTTTAATGATGCGGAATCCTATTCCGGAAAACAAGTTGTGGTTTTGGGTTATGATATTGCTCAAAATCTTTTTGAAGGAAATGACCCGATAGGAAAGACTGTTCGAATGTACGGACAAAGATTTACCGTCATTGGAGTCACCAAAAAGAAAGGAAGTTCCGGAATTGACATTGGTGGTGGAGATGATACTTCGGCTTTTTTTCCTTCCACTTTTTTGAGAAGAATTTATGGAGATAACAATCCTCAAGTATTACCGGTAATTGTAATAAAACCCGAAAAGGGAAC
Protein-coding sequences here:
- a CDS encoding ABC transporter permease, producing MLLYLRLLKESFAFAMNALRNNKLRTMLSLLGVTIGIFSIIAVLAAVDSLDRKIKNDLSSLDKNTIYLTSQSFGPTDIPRWKREQFPNVTFDEYQYMKTALKHVENSCFQYFTVNQNITYESITSEAVNMVAVTAEFVDVQRMEFSQGRFFNDAESYSGKQVVVLGYDIAQNLFEGNDPIGKTVRMYGQRFTVIGVTKKKGSSGIDIGGGDDTSAFFPSTFLRRIYGDNNPQVLPVIVIKPEKGTDIDALKGDISQKLRNFRGVKQGDIDNFFINILSGLTDMIDGLLGSLRVGGIIISFFSFLVGGFGIANIMFVSVKERTSLIGIQKSLGAKNKFILLQFLFEAIILCLIGGLIGLVIVWLLAMLLTNVLDFEFVLGLGNIIIGTGLSVFVGLVSGILPAISASKLDPVEAIRSGM